The following coding sequences are from one Arachis hypogaea cultivar Tifrunner chromosome 7, arahy.Tifrunner.gnm2.J5K5, whole genome shotgun sequence window:
- the LOC112703287 gene encoding putative pentatricopeptide repeat-containing protein At3g16890, mitochondrial, with protein MSERLRRFSSSPSPPTHTLSSSSSSSASQPSNSSPIDHSYIARILSRTDWALLLKHEFSKNKVSLLNPRFVVSIFQNKYNPLHSIRFYTWVSAANPSLANNQTLHRVLGNTLYRTGPVVLSADLIKDVSDSGFRVSEELLCVLFWSWDRLGLAIYCGDVFGQISFLGISPRTMLYNALIDALVKSNSIYQAYLRFQQMLADNCTPDRITYNILIHGVCQKGVVDEAL; from the coding sequence ATGAGTGAGAGACTGAGACGCTTCTCTTCTTCACCATCACCTCCTACACAcacactatcttcttcttcttcttcttctgcgagTCAACCCTCAAATTCTTCACCCATTGATCACTCTTACATCGCTCGCATACTTTCCAGAACCGATTGGGCTTTGTTGCTCAAACACGAATTCTCCAAAAACAAGGTATCTTTGCTCAACCCTCGTTTTGTTGTAagcatttttcaaaacaaatataatCCTTTACACTCCATACGGTTCTACACGTGGGTTTCTGCTGCAAACCCCTCTTTGGCAAATAATCAAACACTTCATAGGGTATTAGGGAACACTCTTTATAGGACTGGCCCTGTTGTTTTGTCTGCTGATTTGATTAAGGATGTTTCTGATTCCGGTTTTCGGGTGTCCGAGGAATTGTTGTGTGTCTTGTTTTGGAGTTGGGATAGGCTTGGTTTGGCCATATATTGTGGTGATGTTTTTGGGCAAATTTCATTCTTGGGGATTAGCCCTAGAACTATGTTGTATAATGCACTAATTGATGCATTGGTGAAGTCGAATTCGATTTATCAGGCTTATTTGAGGTTCCAGCAGATGTTGGCGGATAATTGCACCCCGGATCGGATCACCTACAATATCCTCATTCATGGTGTATGCCAGAAGGGGGTGGTGGACGAGGCGCTTTGA